The following coding sequences lie in one Oceanicola sp. 502str15 genomic window:
- a CDS encoding response regulator, with product MKVLIVESDEELGSIWARHLERQGCSVTLVASQSDAVDALRHGSVQVIVLNLVLLEGSALAVADFASYRQPEARVIFVTDTTFFSDGSIFSFASNACAFLRIGTPVDDLAAMVEYHGGGFGADATGDAALVRH from the coding sequence GTGAAAGTTCTCATCGTGGAAAGCGACGAGGAGCTCGGAAGTATCTGGGCTCGTCACCTTGAGCGGCAGGGCTGCTCGGTGACGCTTGTGGCCAGCCAATCGGATGCCGTGGACGCGCTGCGCCACGGGTCGGTGCAGGTGATCGTGCTCAACCTCGTGCTTCTGGAAGGCTCCGCGCTGGCGGTGGCCGATTTTGCCTCTTACCGGCAACCGGAGGCGCGGGTGATCTTCGTGACCGACACAACCTTCTTCTCGGATGGCTCGATCTTTTCGTTTGCATCCAATGCCTGCGCCTTCCTGCGCATCGGCACCCCGGTCGACGACCTTGCCGCCATGGTCGAATATCACGGCGGGGGTTTCGGCGCGGATGCCACGGGCGACGCGGCTCTGGTCCGCCACTGA
- a CDS encoding lytic murein transglycosylase, which translates to MRLALPFAAAAAALLAASPLVAQEAPCGGDFASFKDGLAAEAPSHGVSADTASRFLAGVRQDPAVLKADRAQGVFQMPFVDFSRRLISQGRIDRGRSNAQKYDSVFNDIEAKYGVSRGVLLAFWAFETDYGAVQGDFNTVNALATLAHDCRRPELFRPQIFAAMKLYESGDIDPARTTGAWAGEIGMVQMLPEDILENGVDGDGDGHVSLKTSAPDALMSGGKMLQSLGWRAGEPWLQEVTLPDTLDWSQTGLETEKPAADWAALGVAPREGTLADLPASLLLPQGRKGPAFLAYPNYRVYFEWNQSFVYVTTAAYFATRLEGAPVFNAGNPDPGLPDAQMKALQQKLVNRGFDVGEIDGILGAKTRAAIRAEQARLGLPADGWPTVELLNAL; encoded by the coding sequence ATGCGCCTCGCCCTCCCTTTCGCCGCCGCTGCCGCCGCCCTTCTGGCCGCGTCGCCTCTCGTCGCACAAGAGGCCCCCTGCGGCGGCGATTTCGCCAGCTTCAAGGACGGCCTCGCCGCCGAAGCGCCCTCTCACGGGGTCAGCGCAGACACCGCCAGCCGCTTTCTCGCGGGCGTCCGCCAAGACCCGGCAGTGCTCAAAGCAGACCGCGCCCAGGGCGTCTTCCAGATGCCCTTCGTCGACTTCTCCCGCCGCCTCATCAGCCAGGGCCGGATCGACCGGGGCCGCAGCAATGCGCAGAAATACGACAGCGTCTTCAACGACATAGAGGCAAAATACGGTGTCTCCCGCGGCGTCCTCCTCGCCTTCTGGGCGTTCGAAACCGATTACGGCGCGGTCCAGGGCGACTTCAACACCGTGAACGCCCTCGCCACCCTCGCCCACGATTGCCGCCGCCCCGAGCTGTTCCGGCCGCAGATCTTCGCCGCCATGAAGCTCTATGAGTCGGGCGACATCGACCCGGCCCGCACCACCGGCGCCTGGGCCGGTGAAATCGGCATGGTCCAGATGCTCCCCGAGGACATCCTCGAAAACGGCGTCGATGGCGATGGCGACGGCCACGTGTCTCTCAAGACCTCCGCTCCCGATGCGCTGATGTCCGGCGGCAAGATGCTGCAATCGCTCGGCTGGCGCGCCGGCGAGCCGTGGTTGCAGGAGGTGACCCTCCCGGACACCCTCGACTGGTCGCAGACCGGGCTCGAAACCGAGAAGCCCGCCGCCGATTGGGCCGCCCTCGGCGTCGCCCCGCGCGAGGGCACGCTGGCCGATCTGCCCGCCTCGCTGCTGCTGCCGCAGGGCCGCAAAGGCCCCGCTTTCCTCGCCTACCCCAACTACCGCGTCTACTTCGAGTGGAACCAGAGCTTCGTTTACGTCACCACCGCCGCCTATTTCGCCACCCGGCTCGAAGGCGCGCCCGTGTTCAACGCCGGCAACCCGGATCCGGGCCTCCCCGATGCGCAGATGAAGGCCCTGCAACAAAAGCTCGTGAACCGCGGCTTCGATGTCGGCGAGATCGACGGCATCCTCGGCGCAAAGACTCGCGCCGCCATTCGCGCCGAGCAGGCCCGCCTTGGCCTTCCGGCCGATGGCTGGCCCACCGTCGAGCTGCTGAACGCTTTATGA